In Myxococcus guangdongensis, one genomic interval encodes:
- a CDS encoding metallophosphoesterase family protein — MRFIHCSDVHITDDYFALPLHKLGWRRWVALAELTVGGRAKRYARAPHALAAIAREVDRHAADHLILSGDLTAYALDSEFKGARQALGPLSDDPSRCTIIPGNHDVYTPGSHQKGRFASHFGHLLHSDLPEHRREGAFPFVRLVGSEAAVVGLLSARVPPSPGLSYGVIGDAQLDGLAALVKDPRLDGRAILVVVHHAPLTRKGRADRWHHGLRDAQALLRLLPGPRHAVLHGHIHQRYHHPATAEHPHIFGAGSSTEAGHEGYWLIEVAHGQVVGGQPHTPPL, encoded by the coding sequence ATGCGCTTCATCCACTGTTCCGACGTCCACATCACCGACGACTACTTCGCGCTGCCCCTGCACAAGCTCGGCTGGCGCCGCTGGGTCGCCCTGGCCGAGCTCACCGTCGGCGGCCGCGCGAAGCGCTACGCCCGCGCCCCCCACGCCCTCGCCGCCATCGCTCGCGAGGTCGACCGCCACGCCGCGGACCACCTCATCCTCTCCGGCGACCTCACCGCGTACGCGCTCGACAGCGAGTTCAAGGGCGCGCGCCAGGCCCTCGGCCCGCTCTCCGACGACCCGAGCCGCTGCACCATCATCCCCGGCAACCACGACGTCTACACACCCGGGAGCCACCAGAAGGGCCGCTTCGCCAGCCACTTCGGCCACCTGCTCCACAGCGACCTGCCCGAGCACCGCCGCGAGGGCGCCTTCCCCTTCGTCCGCCTCGTGGGCTCCGAGGCCGCCGTCGTGGGCCTCCTGTCCGCCCGCGTCCCTCCCTCGCCCGGCCTGTCCTACGGCGTCATCGGCGACGCCCAGCTCGACGGCCTCGCGGCCCTGGTGAAGGACCCCCGCCTGGACGGCCGCGCCATCCTCGTCGTCGTCCACCACGCGCCCCTCACCCGGAAGGGACGCGCCGACCGCTGGCACCACGGCCTGCGCGACGCCCAGGCCCTGCTGCGGCTGCTCCCGGGTCCCCGCCACGCCGTCCTCCACGGCCACATCCACCAGCGCTACCACCACCCCGCCACCGCCGAGCACCCCCACATCTTCGGCGCTGGCTCCTCCACCGAGGCCGGCCACGAGGGCTACTGGCTCATCGAGGTGGCCCACGGTCAGGTCGTGGGCGGCCAGCCCCACACGCCGCCCCTGTGA
- the rlmN gene encoding 23S rRNA (adenine(2503)-C(2))-methyltransferase RlmN: MPSDTPTNLYDLTRPALGALLSDWGYRPHHRDVLWSGLYRQQARALDEVEGLRADLRQALRERARLGQLTTHHEAFSSDGHTHKLLMKLEDGQTIETVLMRFKGRATVCISTQAGCAMGCVFCATGQMGLSRHLTPGEIVGQILHVQRILRESGETLRNIVLMGMGEPLHNYDNTLAAVDVLVDPLGLAMAPRFITLSTVGVVPGIRRLADEDRPVQLAVSLHGATDAERAALVPAGRRWPLAELMDACRYYIARRKRRIFFEWTLIEGRNDTVEHAHTLGALLGDMDAHVNVIPLNPTVGYDGGPSRPESVRTFQDVLMSHGVPSTVRQRRGIDIDAGCGQLKSAVERRSRRSLPTSP; encoded by the coding sequence ATGCCGTCCGACACGCCCACCAACCTCTACGATTTGACGCGGCCCGCGCTCGGCGCGTTGCTGTCCGACTGGGGCTACCGGCCCCACCACCGCGACGTGCTCTGGTCCGGCTTGTACCGACAGCAGGCCCGGGCGCTGGACGAGGTGGAGGGGCTGCGCGCGGACTTGCGCCAGGCCCTGCGTGAGCGCGCGCGGCTGGGGCAGCTCACCACGCACCACGAGGCGTTCAGCTCCGACGGCCACACCCACAAGCTGCTCATGAAGCTGGAGGACGGGCAGACGATTGAAACCGTCCTCATGCGTTTCAAGGGACGGGCGACGGTGTGCATCAGCACCCAGGCGGGGTGCGCCATGGGCTGTGTCTTCTGCGCCACGGGGCAGATGGGCCTGTCGCGTCACCTGACGCCCGGCGAAATCGTGGGGCAGATTCTCCACGTGCAGCGCATCCTCCGCGAGTCCGGCGAGACGCTGCGCAACATCGTCCTCATGGGCATGGGCGAGCCGCTGCACAACTACGACAACACCCTGGCCGCGGTGGATGTCCTGGTGGACCCGCTGGGCCTGGCCATGGCGCCGCGCTTCATCACGCTGAGCACGGTGGGCGTGGTGCCGGGCATCCGTCGACTCGCGGATGAGGACCGGCCGGTGCAGCTGGCGGTGAGCCTGCATGGCGCGACGGACGCGGAGCGCGCGGCGCTGGTGCCCGCGGGCCGACGCTGGCCGCTGGCGGAGCTGATGGACGCGTGCCGCTACTACATCGCCCGACGCAAGCGCCGCATCTTCTTCGAGTGGACGCTCATCGAGGGACGCAACGACACGGTGGAGCACGCCCACACGCTGGGCGCGCTGCTGGGGGACATGGACGCGCACGTCAACGTCATCCCCCTCAACCCCACGGTGGGCTACGACGGCGGGCCCAGCCGCCCCGAGTCGGTGCGCACCTTCCAGGACGTGCTGATGTCGCACGGTGTCCCCAGCACCGTGCGTCAACGCCGGGGCATCGACATCGACGCGGGCTGTGGTCAGCTGAAGTCCGCCGTGGAGCGACGCTCGCGCCGTTCACTTCCCACCAGCCCGTGA
- a CDS encoding AsmA family protein, whose translation MNRRAPSHHHALKVALGVVAMALVLLVVALAVKPSWLGEQLRGQVETAATRALGHKVTLEKLDAHWFPRPGATLTNLRAEGESDEPAFIESPRASATVQLWPLIRSLGKDVRVGAVELEAPRVNLVRREDGTWNYEAVGRASGGSGTEGGGETSVDALRIRDGVVQVTDRQAAGGTAVAALQDLDVDLKHVGPGLPLEGSLKGAVAAAKQNVAVDFKVDPLPTRKPEPGQPWPTVTMHLRGRDLSVRAFRDFLPPSVSASFTGGLVDVDAEVKTEAGHYVLTGHGAAKGLKLRGDPASGSFDFGSRVDPANPKATKLDFTRLALSGPGLELGGTASVQVAPLRVRFALEGKELDLSHLLGALPPESQSQAPSAALPASLRARLAKVDVAGVLKLASLRHGALQATDVDAQARLDDGVLVVQRGDATVYGGRADLSGTKVDLTKSQPAWTLKANLEGLDTARAFQALSGHSSLQGLASGELHLVGQGLDWAAQREHVTGGGSVRLRDGALSTTDLGATLAPVLARGLTQLGQPGAAGSVQKAGKGTRLRDLSARFDVRDGWVSFSEPMAFQSDLGDGTLKGRVGLDQRLELEGTVKASKDFVSGLTGGAVPVKAPVSIPLTITGTLKEPKVSAGSPTDIVKGLLPAVPKALEAPVNQARKGLGDLFRRPRK comes from the coding sequence ATGAATAGAAGAGCCCCTTCGCATCACCACGCCTTGAAGGTCGCGCTCGGCGTCGTGGCCATGGCGCTGGTGTTGCTGGTCGTCGCGTTGGCGGTGAAGCCATCCTGGCTCGGCGAACAGCTGCGCGGTCAGGTCGAGACGGCCGCCACCCGTGCACTCGGTCACAAGGTCACCCTGGAGAAGCTGGACGCCCATTGGTTCCCGCGGCCGGGCGCCACCCTTACGAACCTCCGGGCCGAAGGTGAAAGCGACGAGCCTGCCTTCATCGAGTCGCCCCGCGCGAGCGCCACCGTCCAGCTCTGGCCGCTCATCCGGAGCCTCGGCAAGGACGTGCGCGTGGGCGCCGTGGAGCTCGAGGCGCCACGGGTGAACCTGGTCCGGCGCGAGGACGGGACGTGGAACTACGAGGCCGTGGGGCGGGCATCGGGAGGTTCGGGCACAGAGGGAGGAGGGGAGACCTCCGTCGATGCGCTGAGGATTCGGGATGGCGTCGTCCAGGTGACGGACCGACAGGCGGCGGGAGGCACGGCCGTGGCCGCGCTCCAGGACCTGGATGTGGACCTGAAGCACGTGGGCCCCGGCCTGCCGCTCGAGGGCTCACTGAAGGGGGCGGTGGCCGCCGCGAAGCAGAACGTGGCCGTGGACTTCAAGGTCGACCCGCTCCCCACGCGCAAACCAGAGCCGGGGCAGCCCTGGCCCACGGTGACGATGCACCTGCGCGGCAGGGACCTCTCCGTGCGCGCGTTTCGCGACTTCCTGCCCCCCTCGGTGAGCGCCTCCTTCACCGGGGGCCTGGTGGACGTCGACGCGGAGGTGAAGACGGAGGCGGGGCACTACGTCCTCACGGGCCACGGCGCGGCGAAGGGGCTGAAGCTCCGTGGAGATCCAGCCAGCGGCTCGTTCGACTTCGGCTCGCGGGTGGACCCGGCCAACCCGAAGGCCACGAAGCTGGACTTCACCCGCCTCGCGCTCTCGGGCCCGGGACTCGAGCTGGGGGGGACCGCGTCGGTCCAGGTGGCGCCGCTGCGCGTCCGGTTCGCGCTGGAGGGCAAGGAACTCGACCTGAGCCACCTGCTCGGCGCGCTCCCGCCCGAGTCGCAGTCGCAGGCGCCCTCCGCCGCGCTCCCGGCCTCGCTGCGCGCGCGGCTCGCGAAGGTGGACGTGGCCGGTGTGCTCAAGCTCGCCAGTCTCCGTCATGGCGCGCTCCAGGCAACGGACGTGGATGCGCAGGCGAGGCTGGACGACGGGGTGCTCGTCGTTCAACGCGGCGATGCGACGGTGTACGGCGGCCGCGCGGACCTCTCTGGCACGAAGGTGGACCTCACGAAGTCGCAGCCCGCATGGACGTTGAAGGCGAACCTCGAGGGCTTGGACACTGCGCGCGCCTTCCAGGCGCTGTCGGGGCATTCGTCATTGCAGGGCCTCGCGAGTGGCGAGCTCCACCTGGTCGGACAGGGGCTGGACTGGGCGGCGCAGCGCGAGCACGTCACCGGAGGCGGGAGCGTGCGGCTTCGGGACGGGGCACTCTCGACGACGGACCTGGGGGCGACGCTGGCCCCGGTCCTGGCGCGAGGGCTCACGCAGCTGGGACAGCCGGGCGCCGCGGGCAGCGTCCAGAAGGCGGGCAAGGGGACCCGGCTGCGGGACTTGAGCGCGCGGTTCGACGTCCGGGATGGATGGGTCTCGTTCTCGGAGCCCATGGCGTTCCAGTCGGACCTGGGCGATGGGACGCTGAAGGGGCGGGTGGGGTTGGATCAACGCCTGGAGCTGGAGGGCACGGTGAAGGCCTCCAAGGACTTCGTCTCGGGTCTCACGGGGGGCGCGGTGCCGGTGAAGGCGCCGGTGTCCATCCCCCTCACCATCACCGGCACGTTGAAGGAGCCCAAGGTGAGCGCGGGGAGCCCCACGGACATCGTGAAGGGGCTGCTGCCCGCGGTGCCGAAGGCGCTCGAAGCCCCCGTGAACCAGGCTCGCAAGGGCCTGGGAGACCTGTTCCGGAGACCTCGCAAGTAG
- a CDS encoding glutamate--cysteine ligase family protein, with product MGLSIQQEEFGPEDFERFSRRLDESLEALRIVLARPGFGEGPTTIGAELELFLVDDRGFPLPMNQQVLARTKDPRVTLEMDRFNLEVNLRPGPLAGRPFTALRAELEDSLAEVRRAAAAEGARVAVIGILPTLREADLGKGALTAQPRYRALNNAIRQRRGKPIEVAIRGDEEALTLAWDDTTLEGANTSLQFHLRVTPADFARLYNAAQLATAPALAISANSPLFLGRKLWDETRVALFRQAVDDRSEPGEGGFQPHARVTFGHGWVREGAYELFAESVALHPPLLPVVGHESPLEHAASGRPPGLEELRLHQSTVWSWNRAVYDPKDAGHLRIELRALPAGPSVVDMVANGAFLLGLTLGLAERIDALLPALPFAHAAGNFIRASRKGLDAELLWPGESAPSPRVVPVVDLVRRLIPVAHRGLVSAGVEAEEATRMLEIISRRVDTRRTGARWQRQVLTRLEAGMPRRDALAAMLERYLELTASGAPVHDWPVE from the coding sequence ATGGGGCTCTCCATCCAGCAGGAGGAATTCGGTCCGGAGGACTTCGAGCGCTTCTCGCGCAGGCTCGACGAGAGCCTGGAGGCGCTGCGCATCGTCCTGGCGAGGCCCGGCTTCGGCGAGGGGCCGACGACGATTGGCGCGGAGCTGGAGTTGTTCCTCGTGGACGACCGGGGCTTCCCGCTGCCGATGAACCAGCAGGTGCTCGCGCGCACGAAGGACCCGCGCGTGACGCTGGAGATGGACCGCTTCAACCTGGAGGTCAACCTGCGCCCCGGTCCGCTCGCGGGGCGGCCCTTCACCGCGCTACGGGCGGAGCTGGAGGATTCGCTCGCCGAGGTGCGGCGCGCGGCGGCGGCCGAGGGCGCGCGGGTGGCGGTGATTGGAATCCTGCCCACGCTGCGCGAGGCCGACCTGGGCAAGGGCGCGCTGACGGCCCAGCCGCGCTACCGCGCGCTGAACAACGCCATCCGCCAGCGCCGAGGCAAGCCCATCGAGGTCGCCATCCGCGGCGACGAGGAGGCGCTGACGCTCGCCTGGGACGACACGACGCTCGAGGGCGCGAACACGTCCCTCCAGTTCCACCTGCGGGTGACTCCCGCCGACTTCGCGCGCCTGTACAACGCCGCGCAGCTGGCCACCGCGCCCGCGCTGGCCATCAGCGCCAACTCGCCGCTGTTCCTGGGACGCAAGCTCTGGGACGAGACGCGCGTGGCGCTGTTCCGTCAGGCCGTCGATGACCGGAGCGAGCCGGGTGAGGGCGGCTTCCAGCCCCACGCGCGCGTGACGTTCGGCCATGGCTGGGTGCGCGAGGGCGCCTACGAGCTGTTCGCCGAATCCGTCGCGCTGCACCCGCCGCTCCTGCCCGTCGTGGGGCACGAGTCCCCGCTGGAGCACGCGGCCTCGGGCCGTCCGCCGGGGCTGGAGGAACTGCGGCTGCACCAGAGCACGGTGTGGTCCTGGAACCGGGCCGTGTACGACCCGAAGGACGCGGGGCACCTGCGCATCGAGCTGCGCGCGCTGCCCGCGGGCCCGTCCGTCGTGGACATGGTGGCCAACGGCGCGTTCCTGCTGGGCCTGACGCTGGGGCTTGCCGAGCGCATCGACGCGCTGCTCCCCGCGCTGCCCTTCGCGCACGCCGCGGGCAACTTCATCCGCGCCTCGCGAAAGGGGTTGGACGCGGAGCTGCTGTGGCCGGGCGAGTCCGCGCCGAGCCCGCGCGTGGTGCCCGTGGTGGACCTGGTGCGCAGGCTCATCCCCGTGGCCCACCGGGGGCTGGTGTCCGCGGGCGTGGAGGCCGAGGAGGCGACCCGGATGCTGGAGATCATCTCCCGCCGGGTGGACACGCGCAGGACGGGGGCGCGCTGGCAGCGGCAGGTGCTCACGCGGCTGGAGGCGGGCATGCCCCGGCGGGACGCCCTGGCGGCGATGCTGGAGCGCTACCTGGAGCTCACGGCCTCCGGGGCCCCCGTGCACGACTGGCCGGTGGAGTAG
- a CDS encoding adenylate/guanylate cyclase domain-containing protein: protein MTHPPHVSPPATDLSLEEYKTLRALHRAVDDLLEESLRARENLTQTFRRCFPPILALTGARAVALTTRDEDLRTRTWQEGDWGGDFPGPLLDGPPGPQRLGDATLITQPLDVAGDLVGSFGLLISGDHTSPEASARALRLLDTIAEQLDTVLCLVHTASEKHQLIIQCNAHLANPVFEVGMDQAVLTLAQRVRVPSFLLLYRDAVRPQVLHYRLYRNGHLEFESGEQPSQDVERALRQHGHRLLSEEVSALRQLLPGRTTEAVLISGSATSEPLGKIAVACDEGFSAYTMDLLRVLASTLSQRLLDYNRERIHLSQFFPTSIIDALLQDPNYAQHLRAQDQEVGILFADINGFTRICEHGFDSPRNIGRFVDEWSARAVDCIWEHGGVFDKMVGDCVIGLFGPPFFKSSRRERAEAAVRTACDIQALTARLGAREEVAALCERVKLPGLGVAVGVNLAHVNCGLFGPNRQYTAFSSGMNQTARLQSLAGFRETLVMASARDVLVDSTEPFIQGLRFGALTETPVKNVAQPLRHHRLDTLTP, encoded by the coding sequence ATGACGCATCCGCCGCACGTCTCGCCGCCGGCCACGGACCTGAGCCTCGAGGAGTACAAGACGCTGCGCGCCCTCCACCGCGCGGTGGACGACCTCCTCGAGGAGAGCCTCCGCGCACGCGAGAACCTCACGCAAACCTTCCGCCGCTGCTTCCCGCCCATCCTCGCCCTCACCGGCGCCCGCGCCGTGGCGCTGACCACCCGCGACGAGGACCTGCGCACCCGCACCTGGCAGGAAGGCGACTGGGGCGGAGACTTCCCCGGCCCGCTGCTCGACGGCCCCCCCGGCCCCCAGCGCCTGGGAGACGCCACGCTCATCACCCAGCCGCTCGATGTCGCCGGAGACCTCGTGGGCTCCTTCGGCCTGCTCATCTCCGGAGACCACACGTCACCGGAGGCCTCGGCCCGCGCCCTGCGCCTGCTCGACACCATCGCCGAGCAGCTGGACACCGTGCTGTGCCTGGTCCACACCGCGTCGGAGAAGCACCAGCTCATCATCCAGTGCAACGCGCACCTGGCCAACCCCGTGTTCGAGGTAGGCATGGACCAGGCCGTGCTCACGCTGGCCCAGCGCGTGCGCGTGCCCTCGTTCCTCCTGCTCTACCGCGACGCCGTGCGCCCCCAGGTGCTCCACTACCGCCTGTACCGCAACGGTCACCTGGAGTTCGAGAGCGGCGAGCAGCCCAGCCAGGACGTGGAGCGCGCCCTGCGCCAACACGGCCACCGCCTGTTGTCCGAGGAGGTCTCCGCGCTGCGCCAGCTGCTCCCCGGCCGCACCACCGAGGCGGTGCTCATCTCCGGCTCCGCCACCAGCGAGCCGTTGGGCAAAATCGCCGTCGCCTGTGACGAGGGCTTCTCCGCGTACACGATGGACCTGCTTCGCGTGCTGGCCTCCACGCTCAGCCAGCGCCTGCTCGACTACAACCGCGAGCGCATCCACCTGTCGCAGTTCTTCCCCACCAGCATCATCGACGCGCTCCTGCAGGACCCCAACTACGCGCAGCACCTGCGCGCGCAGGACCAGGAGGTGGGAATCCTCTTCGCGGACATCAACGGCTTCACGCGCATCTGCGAGCACGGCTTCGACAGCCCGCGCAACATCGGCCGCTTCGTGGACGAGTGGAGCGCGCGCGCCGTGGACTGCATCTGGGAGCACGGCGGCGTGTTCGACAAGATGGTCGGCGACTGCGTCATCGGCCTGTTCGGCCCGCCCTTCTTCAAGTCCAGCCGCCGCGAGCGCGCCGAGGCCGCCGTGCGGACCGCGTGCGACATCCAGGCGCTCACCGCCCGACTCGGAGCGCGCGAGGAGGTGGCCGCGCTGTGCGAGCGCGTGAAGCTGCCCGGGCTGGGCGTGGCGGTGGGCGTCAACCTGGCCCACGTCAACTGTGGCCTCTTCGGCCCCAACCGTCAGTACACCGCCTTCTCCAGCGGCATGAACCAGACGGCGCGCCTGCAGTCACTGGCGGGCTTCCGCGAGACGCTCGTCATGGCGAGCGCCCGGGATGTGCTGGTGGACTCCACCGAGCCGTTCATCCAGGGCCTGCGCTTCGGCGCGCTCACCGAGACGCCGGTGAAGAACGTGGCGCAGCCCCTGCGCCATCACCGGCTGGACACCCTCACGCCGTGA
- the gluQRS gene encoding tRNA glutamyl-Q(34) synthetase GluQRS, with protein MSDFRGRFAPSPTGRMHLGNIRSALLGWLQARAANGRFLLRIEDLDRARCKPQYVDDLMQDLRWLGLDWDETPLVQSQRDDLYREALVTLEQQDLVYPCFCTRGEIARAASAPHGLSEEGPRYPGTCAHLTSAQIAERAKTRAPAIRFRARPGEVHFVDALVGPYTQDVDAVVGDFVVRRNDGVASYQLAVVVDDAATDITHVLRGDDLLSSTPRQLQLYDALSKRAPDFLHVPLVHGEDGKRLAKREGAFALAELRERGVAPERVLGLLAAWSGLGDGTPRTLDALLRAFSIEALPRSPVVAKEAVLIEALDLR; from the coding sequence ATGAGTGACTTCCGCGGACGCTTCGCGCCCAGCCCGACGGGCCGGATGCACCTGGGCAACATCCGCAGCGCCCTGCTCGGCTGGCTCCAGGCTCGCGCCGCCAACGGGCGCTTCCTCTTGCGCATCGAGGACCTCGACCGCGCTCGCTGCAAGCCCCAGTACGTCGACGACCTGATGCAGGACCTGCGCTGGCTCGGCCTCGACTGGGATGAAACACCCCTCGTTCAGAGTCAGCGCGACGACCTCTACCGCGAGGCCCTCGTCACCCTGGAACAGCAGGACCTCGTCTACCCGTGCTTCTGCACCCGCGGGGAGATTGCCCGCGCCGCCAGCGCGCCCCACGGCCTGTCCGAGGAAGGCCCCCGCTACCCCGGCACCTGCGCCCACCTCACCTCCGCGCAGATCGCCGAGCGCGCGAAGACCCGCGCCCCCGCCATCCGCTTCCGCGCGCGCCCCGGCGAGGTCCACTTCGTCGACGCCCTCGTGGGCCCCTACACCCAGGACGTCGACGCCGTGGTCGGTGACTTCGTCGTGCGCCGCAACGACGGCGTCGCCAGCTACCAGCTCGCCGTCGTCGTCGATGACGCGGCCACCGACATCACTCACGTGCTGCGCGGCGACGACCTGCTCTCCTCCACGCCCCGCCAGCTCCAGCTCTACGACGCCCTGTCGAAACGAGCGCCCGACTTCCTCCACGTCCCGCTCGTGCACGGCGAAGACGGCAAGCGCCTCGCCAAGCGCGAGGGTGCCTTTGCCCTCGCGGAGTTGAGAGAGCGCGGCGTCGCCCCCGAGCGCGTGCTGGGCCTGCTCGCCGCATGGAGCGGGCTCGGTGACGGTACGCCCAGGACCCTCGACGCACTGCTGCGCGCCTTCTCCATCGAAGCCCTTCCCCGCTCGCCCGTGGTGGCCAAGGAAGCGGTGCTCATCGAGGCACTCGACCTGCGGTGA
- a CDS encoding PEGA domain-containing protein produces the protein MKRFALLLCLVLGASSLAAQPRVPRKKVAVLPFQAISGDVPARAGPRLSARLASEVHGTAGLALVDPPATTPSEATVDALAAAHAAVQEASTARAARDFSRADAALGRALESYADNAVHLTDGAELADTYALRAAVRYAVGRDDEAAQALTHALSIAPGRPLPLASTSPLFAHTVERVRTTHAAQPRATLRFESVPSGVEVTLDGVAVGTTPVRVLHVPPGAHLWRATLPSGESISGVAEAVAEREVPVILMPPGDGPAASLALSLSNNQLDASALKAASTLGRDLGADFVVLGTLSRSGSGLALDAFVLAPGDTSPRRLPRIAMDLELLDAGDPLRALAAQLASRGVEAGLTESVPLSPTPGASRNTRTSQTVYAVPVADAAKPVAPVRKPADAIRKPLVRP, from the coding sequence ATGAAGCGATTCGCGCTCCTGCTCTGCCTCGTTCTCGGAGCCTCTTCCCTCGCCGCGCAGCCGCGCGTGCCTCGGAAGAAGGTGGCCGTGCTGCCCTTCCAGGCCATCTCCGGCGATGTCCCCGCGCGCGCCGGCCCGCGCCTCTCCGCGCGGCTCGCCTCCGAGGTCCATGGCACCGCGGGGCTCGCGCTCGTCGACCCTCCCGCGACCACGCCCTCCGAGGCCACTGTCGATGCACTCGCCGCCGCCCATGCGGCCGTGCAGGAGGCCTCCACCGCGCGCGCCGCCCGTGACTTCTCCCGCGCCGATGCCGCACTCGGCCGCGCGCTCGAATCCTACGCGGACAACGCCGTTCATCTCACGGATGGCGCGGAGCTCGCGGACACCTACGCCCTCCGCGCCGCCGTGCGCTACGCCGTCGGCCGCGATGACGAGGCCGCCCAGGCCCTCACCCACGCGCTCTCCATCGCGCCGGGGCGTCCCCTTCCCCTCGCATCCACGTCCCCGCTCTTCGCGCACACGGTCGAGCGCGTTCGCACCACCCACGCCGCGCAGCCGCGCGCCACGCTCCGCTTCGAGTCCGTTCCCTCCGGTGTCGAAGTCACGCTCGATGGCGTCGCCGTCGGTACCACGCCCGTCCGCGTGCTGCATGTGCCTCCGGGCGCGCACCTCTGGCGGGCCACGTTGCCCTCGGGCGAGAGCATCTCGGGAGTAGCGGAGGCCGTGGCCGAGCGCGAAGTGCCCGTGATCCTCATGCCTCCAGGGGACGGCCCTGCCGCGTCTCTGGCGCTCTCACTCTCCAACAATCAGCTCGATGCGTCCGCGCTCAAGGCCGCGTCGACCCTCGGTCGCGACCTCGGCGCTGACTTCGTCGTGCTCGGTACACTGTCCCGCTCGGGCTCGGGCCTCGCCCTCGACGCGTTCGTCCTCGCGCCCGGCGACACTTCGCCACGCAGACTGCCTCGCATCGCCATGGACCTGGAGCTGCTCGACGCGGGCGACCCGCTGCGGGCGCTCGCGGCACAGCTCGCCTCGCGCGGCGTGGAGGCAGGACTCACCGAGTCCGTGCCGCTCTCTCCGACTCCCGGCGCCTCGCGCAACACGCGCACCTCGCAGACCGTCTATGCCGTGCCTGTCGCGGACGCGGCGAAGCCCGTGGCCCCCGTCCGCAAACCTGCCGATGCCATCCGCAAGCCGCTCGTCCGCCCATGA
- a CDS encoding DUF378 domain-containing protein produces the protein MERLEADRLKSGLAKGMAVLAIIGAINWGLIGFFNWNLVAAIFGGETREQASALSRLIYCIVGLAGVALALTFPWRRLEATTTTTTTTLTGRRTLSGRT, from the coding sequence ATGGAACGACTGGAAGCCGATCGTTTGAAGTCGGGACTCGCGAAGGGCATGGCCGTACTCGCCATCATCGGCGCCATCAACTGGGGGCTGATTGGCTTCTTCAACTGGAACCTCGTGGCCGCCATCTTCGGTGGCGAGACACGGGAGCAGGCGAGCGCGCTCTCGCGACTCATCTACTGCATCGTGGGCCTGGCGGGAGTCGCACTCGCGCTCACGTTCCCATGGCGTCGCCTGGAGGCGACCACGACGACCACGACGACCACGCTGACGGGCCGGCGAACCCTGAGCGGGAGGACGTGA